From the Jilunia laotingensis genome, the window TAATCATTTTCACATCATAGATGTGCTGCAATGCAGGTTCGGGTTGTTCCAGTTCCGCAATCCACCTCATACTACTGCCTCCTTGCAAATTAACGGTTTGGGTCTTATCTTCATTTTCAGAGACGTAAAGAGTATTCCCCACAATACCCGTGCTGAAGGACATAGGCCGCTGAGTGATGGCAATCACTTGAGATTTCACCGTGGGATCGGCTTCTAACGCTAGATAAAGAGTGGCTTTCAAGGTATTACTACTTTCATTTTGTTTCTTGGCTCTCACGGTAAGACGATTAAGCTTCAGATCGGCAGCATCGTGCATGTCCCTTACTTCGAAAGCATCAGCATTATCACCCTCGAGGATATATGTCCATCCGTTGATTGTCGATCCATCGGTGGTCAATCCCGGATTGACAAGGAATGTGTTGGTATTATTTCCCGTAATCGTCAATTCACCATCATATTCAAAGTCAATCGAATTGACATACGGAGTCAGTTCAAATCCGGGTTCTCCATCTTGAATCAATAACATAGTGCTTTGTACCGATGGATCCTCCTTCAAACTAACCACTAGAAAGCCATAGCGGGGACTTGTCCCGGCATTGGCCGTATGTGTGTAAACCGGAATGGTATTATTCAAAGACTTACTACTGTCATAATCGGTCACAGCGGCTGAACCCACCTGATCGAAAGAGAAAAATGCTCCCGCTCCCGGTGGATAAATAGTCGCATTCCAATCGCCCGAACTGTTCACCGCAATGGACGGTGCCGCTACGCCAGCGTCATTAGTGAAATGGGAAATAGTCTTCGGATTTAACTCCAAATAAAGATCACCACCCTCTAACTGTACTATATCAATCGTTGCTTTCAAGTTACCAAAAGAAAGTTCTACCATGCCATTACGCTGATCTTTTACATTGTTCAGGGCAGTTGCCGAGACAGTCAATGTTTTACCGTTCAAACTTACAGAAAAGCCATTATCCAATATTTTTTTGCTGACAGACAGGGTTCCCTCTCCAAAAGTAAATATACCCAGATCATAATTACCACCGTTGGGCGTAAACATCACCTTTTTAGTCGGTATGGCCAGAATGTTATCACCATCGAACTGCACGGTTCCATGGCTGTCCATATCCCAATAGTTAATGGAGTAACTCAAAGAAGCTACTTCACCTTTATATGCCTCCAATTCTGTGGTGTACCCTTCCTTTTTAATGGAGTTGATTGTTAGTTTATATACGTTATTACGCTTGAGCGACTGCCCCGACCCGAGCGGATGCACATTAGCACGATGGTATGACACCATACCGGTGTCTCCATTTTTCACCCTGATAATCAAGCAAGTGGTTAATCCATCGTTTTGTTTGGGAGCCACCACATAGTTCTCAAAAGCGTAAAGCTTCCCCACAATAGCAGCACCGGCATCACTCTCCACCCCGTACAGTCTTGCAATTCGCACAGCTTCCTTGTCAAAAGCATTCGGCTCACCGTCCCATACAAAGAGAGAAGGATATGCATTCCAAACCGCAACGGATTCGAGGGTGTATCCTTTTGCTGAGTTATAAATATCAAAACGGGAAACGGAACGTTTCAATACGATACCGATCTTGGTATCTTGAGATTCCTTTCTCAGTGAAGTACTCATCAGTAAAGCTTCACTTTCCAGCGGTTTAGTAGTATACTCCGGTGCATCAGTGGCTGTGCCGGCCATAAATACCTGAATTTCGGCCTTGACTTCTTTAAAGTTCTTACTTTTGATTTCTGCCTTCCAATCGTCCAAGGTCTGCGAGCCGTCAATGGGCAAATAGTTATTCCCCATATTAGCTACCACTAAAATATCATAAGCGTCAGCCATGTTGAGTCCAAGGTCCGAAAAATCGAACGTCATATCGGTATTCATTTCCAGCGGTGTACTCGATGTAGCCATCAACTCTTTCCATCCTTTAAAATCACCGGTTCCGTTACTGTTTGATTGAAAGAAAATCAGATCAAGTGTTTTTACATTCTCTTCACCTGCTTCAGGTGCAATCGCAGCACGGGTTGCCATTCCACTGGTAGGATCCTGAATACTGAAGTTTACAATCAACTTGCCGTTTCCCGCTGAGGCAAACTGACTATTGTCGTCCAAGCTACAAGACGTGAAAATAGCTGCAGTCAGGAGAAAAACGGACCATAATATTTTTTTCATACTATCTTTGTTTTTTTATGTGATTATACATGTAATTATTCTCCCAAATCAACACCGATATCACCATCCAGTTCCCAATCATTTTTCCCCCGGTCAACGCGGGATAACTTTATTTCCAGTCTGATTCTTCCGGAAAGCAATACGACAGTATCGGAATTGGCAGCGGCAGAGTCTTTATCAAAATCGCCCAAAGCCGTTGTTTTAAAGCCAATGGGATACCCATCTGCATTGCTAATCAATTCAACTTTAAAACGGTTGTTTTGAATACCATTTGCCAATGTCGTCGTCGCTCCGTTTATATCTGTCTTAAATGCTAACGTTATAACTTCCGACAAAATGTTACTATTCATTCCAATAGTCACTGCCGGAGGCATTTCACGATACAATACTACGGTGCGCTTTTCTATCCACAGGTAGTAATTGCCACTCAAGCCCATTTGTCCCTCGGTCATATTCCATTCAACCACATTGACATTCAAATGAATCGAAGGTTGTTCGGCAGCAGTCTCTTTATCAGTATATCCGGGACCGCTCACAGAATTGATATTGAAGACATACTTTTTATTTCGTATAATCTTGATAAGCTTATCTGTTTCGGAATTTTCAAAATCAATGGGATAGTAATACTTCGTTCCATTGTATACGGCTCCGATCACAAGGCGGGTATGTCTTTTATCTACTGCTTCGTCCTCCGTGTCATTATCGTATAGATACAGTTTATTGGCTATGGACCGATTGACCGTATTGTAACTTTTAGACTCTAAAGTCAAAACTGTTTCCATTCCTACAGGAGAGTATGCCTCTTGAGCTTGGCTGTTTATGATATTACTGGAAACATCGCCTAAAAAGCCCCTATCCGGAACGTAGTATAAAGTAGCGTCATTCATTGTAAAGTTATCAATATCGGCTACCACATAGATGTCTACCGAAGCAACCGACCGGATTAGACTTAATAACGGCCAATAGTTGATCACATCATCTTTCACTTCTTGTTTTTCGAGTACTCCCCACATAGGTAAATTTGTAAATGCTCCATCGTTCTGAAGCAATCTTCGGGGAGCTGTATCGAGAAGCTCATTCCGGAAGAATTCCCAATCAACCTTCCCTTTATATTGGGCAACTGCCGTATCATCAGGAAGCATCTTTTCTATAAAGGAGCGACAGTTAGCCAGGAAATAGGCATCATAATCGATCCCTACCGGAAGAGTAGTCCGCAACTTTCCATTGACTTTGAATGTAGTCCGCCAACATACAAACTTCCCGTTAGAATCAAAAAGTAAGACATCCAGATTATCAATAATATTTTCATCAGGAGTAGAATACTCAATGTTACGGGTTGTAGGATTTGCTACAATAGATATCTCGACATTAGACTCACCGGAAGAATGGATAGCGGGGGACTCTTCGTCAATCGTTGTTTGGCATGACCAAAATCCTACCAACATAAGTATAGTTGGTAGTATAAATAATCTTTTCATTCTTTTACTATTTTTCATTTCGCGAGAGACCCCGCCTTTATAATAAAATTAAATGTACTCAGAAAAAAAGTACATTGTTATTTTAAAGTACAACCAGCCCTTTACGGATCTGCCATGAATCGGCTGTAATAACTGCTTCCAGCTTGGTTGGCCTAATCACAACATTCACTTCTGTGCCACTTTGGGCTTTTACCTCGGTATCTACCATCAATCGGGCTATTCCGTCCGCAAAGAGTTTGACTACCAAATTATCTTCCAATCCGGTAGCTGAGTCGGTGGACGCAGGCATTACTTTATTCCTCGAAATGTATTCATCGCTGTCCTTTAAATAAGAAAAATTGTCCTCTATTATAATCCCGCCACCGGATTGTTTATCTCCGGCTACTTCATACGAATACGACGATCCTTCGATGTTTACACTAAGTTTCCCGGGATATTGAGTCCTAAAATCATTCCCGTCTTCTATTATGACGGTAATAGTGCATAACTGTTGTTTGACATCAACATTGAGAGTCCTTTCTTCCAAAGGGTTCTGATTGAACATCAAGCTTTTTAGAAAAAAATCCCGGGCAGAACCACTATACGCGTGGGACTGTCGAGTCAGCCTCTCACCCATGATAAACCTTGCAGTCGAATAATTCTCGTCATCAAGGCATACCGGTGAAAGTTTATTTACAGCCTCATCTCCGGATAATGACCATGCTACCAGATAAGTATTTCCGACATATTGCTGTTCTATAGAATAGGGCTTCCCTCCTTTTATATTTTCATAAGGAATATGCAATGCCTCTATTTTTTTGCCTTCGCTATCATACAGATATAATTCGATATCACTGGCCACCAAGCGGTCAAAGTTAGCCGTACTCCCGTCATTCGTGAAGATCAGATTCAAAGACTCACCATCACAACCATCGTGGGGCCCTTCGTAAGTGCATCCAAAACAGGATAACATTATCAATAATATCAGAAATACTTTCTTCACGGTATAATAATTTTCTGTTAATCGTTTGTTATTCCCGAAGGGATATAATACCCTTCGGGAGAATTAGTAATCGGTTATATAGGTACTAATTACAAATCAACATTTTCAGTTCTGACATCCCAGTTGGCGACTTCAATATTGATGGTAATCGTACTTTCGGTCGGATCGACTACCGGACCTTCATTTTCAGCCTCCTTCGGAGTGGACCAACCTACGGTTTTGATATCATTCATCGTTATACGATAGATGCTGTTACGGTAGATTTTCCAAATATCATCTTTCAATAGATTGACTCTCCAATAACGAGTGACAGCACTTACTCCTGTCCCGGAGAATGTCCCTTGAATAATGAGAGCCACTACTTCATCTTTATTAAAAACTGTCGCAGCCGATCCGTCACCACCTTGTATGGTAGAAGGTATGCATTCGTATACATAAACCGGCTTAGCATATGCGGCCGGCAAGAAACCGTTTGTAGTTTCACTGGCATCATCATTTTGTACAGAATATACAGTTTCGACAGTTCTCCCATCGGTAGAAAAGGTTGTTTTGAAATTGGAGGCAGTTGCAAAACGCTTCCAATTATCTAGATTTTCATATTCAAAAGCCAGCGATTGGTTGATACCATTAATTACCATATAACCGTTGAATGTCCATGCAAGATCACTTGGAACGGTTCCGCTTTCATCAAGACCCAGTATTTTAAGCAAATCGGCCTTAGGAGCAGTAATTTGACTTGCAGGATCGACCTTAGGACTTTCAATCTTACTCAGTAAACGGCGAACAGAAAGGTTCAAGGTATTTGTTTCACCTTCCACGACATTGACCGTACCTTCTGCAGCCATAGAAAATCCGGTTGCGTCACTTACATCGGTACGGGAGTTTGAGCCACCCAAAGAAAGTTCTTTATATAAACTGCTTTCCTTGAAATTAGCTAAAGAAGCAGGAGCAGATGAAGGCTCACCCAAATTTTGATTTACAGCCGTAAAGACTGTAAGATTCCCGGCATTTACCAAAAAGGTGTACTGGCTATTGGGAGTCAATGCTGTGGGCTTATAATATTTTTGGTAAGACCCATCACCATTGAAGACGAAGAATTCTAATGACTTAATGTCATTTTCTTTAGCCGAGCCGGCTTCATCTCCGGTCAAAGCCCGGGTACCGACATTTCCTTTTACGTTAATGGTAATTGCAGCTAATCCACCTTGGTCAGGAGCCGGATTCAAATTGTTGTCGGAATCACTACAGGATAGCAAAGCGAATGCAGTTGCATAAACTGCCAAGATTTTTTTAATTTTCATAATTCTAAAGTTTAGTTATTAATGTTGTTTTCAAGACTATTACAGATGGCTTTATTTAGTTTTCTGATCTATATTTTCATAAAAGACTTTGATACAAGTACCCGAACGTAACTTCGGGAAAAAGTTCTTTAGCATATAACGGTAAGGGACACCACCTTTCAGACCCATCAGTTCGATTCTTCGACTTTGCTTTCCATTGCTTCCTTTAATCGTGTTGGAATCAATGATAGGAAGAACTTCTTCTTTATATGGCATATCAGATTCATCCACCATCCGATACAAGCCGAACCAATCAATTCCTCCATTGATCATCTCGAACGATTTCTTATCAATTTTCGTTCTTTGTATCAGATAGTCTCTTAGCGCAATAGCGCGCTTTTCCGCAAAATCTAAATTCATACGATAATCGCCTTCAGGAGATGCATAACCGACAATAAGGATATCAGTAACCCGGCTATCCGGAGAGTGATTGATTTTATCAATAGTGGAAACTAATAAATCAAGATTCTGCTCATTATCCTGATAGCCGGAATCTATCATCGAAGATCCTGATTTGAATAAAATGGAAACAGACTTATTACCGTTTTCCTTACCAAACTCAGACCTCTTGGAAATAGCAGTAAGAAAATTATAGTCTTGTGACAATCTTTCAGCAGTAGTCTGAACTGGCGTAATCTCTTTGATAATTTCTATAATTTCGACATCAGGGTCTTGAAGGATTCTACCGTCTACGGTTGCTGTTGTCAGCATGGCCCGTTTGGTACATATTTTAGTTGAACTCTCAAAAGCAAGTATACTCCCTTTCATCCAGTCTTCATATTTCATCTTAGCATTGTATACAAGCATCTGTTTATAGCCTACCACTTTCATGCTTTTCTGGTAATATAAACTTCGGATAAAAGATATTTTACCCCTTTTCCCTACTATTGCAAAAGGGAGAAACTCTGCCTGGTGAGTTCCATCGGATATGACAGGAGTCACCAAAATGACCTCTTTCTTCTTGATAGAGAATTGGTCGGGAACGAAATTAAAACTGAGTTCTATGCTGTCGCCTAGATTTTTCACCTGAATATTTGTAATTAATAATCGTCCTCTATCGGGTTCTCCACATGCTGCCGCATTCGTATGAAACGATAGTAGTAATAAAAAGAGTGAAATTATAATTATGGAATGATTTGTTAGTCTCATGACTTTCCTCTCTATTTAATATTATAAATCAGCGAAATACCGATCTTAGTTGGTCCGAAAAAGGTCTTAGTGGAATGCTGCGATTCACCACAACACCAGTCTCTATTATCTGTCTTGTCAAAATCAAGATGTACTATGCCTACACCGAGAAAAGCCTCAATCGCCCATCTTTTGGATATCAGCCAACTGTAACCATAAGTAAATCCGGCACCTACTCCCCACCCTTCGTAACGATAGTCTTTATCAAAGATATTAAAGAGTTTATGACCACCGATATTATATTTGGTTGCAATGCCATGTATGCCGATAAAATGTCCATTTGTAGTTTCGCAGAACCAATATCTCAATTCCGGTTGAACCATCCAATGTACCCATTTATCATTATCGCCTTTTTTCCCTTCACGGTTCCACGGATTATATCCCCCCGTTATATTCAAACTCATCTTCGGACTCACCCCAACTTCTAAGCCTAAATTGGGAGTCAATGTTGCCGCATATAAAAGATTCGTTTTGATAGCCCAGGACAAGCTTCTTTTTTTCTCTTTCTTCAGAGGGGTTGGCATATTGACTTTTATCATTACATTATCTCCCAAATGGTTGCTGTTATCAATAATCGTATCGATAATTACTATGCTTTCACGATGCTCCATCTTAAAAGTATCTTTTCCTACTATTATCGGTGTAATCTCACATTCATCTGGACCGAACAAGAGAGATTTAGATATTTCTTTGGACTCAATGCCGATTGAAGCAGGGGAGCAATCCGGAGCCTGCCCGAAAGAACGTCCTAATGCCATTCCTATAAAAACAAGCAAAAGCCTATATCTTAAACCTTTCATTCTATTTTTAATAACATACCGCATAATAACTGCCACAGTTTAATCATTAATTATTATTTACGTCATATCCAAACAATACAGAGAATCCAGAAGAGACTATTGTCACTTCTGCTACACTGTTTTGCTATTAAATTCGAGAGAGTTTTTAATGGACTGATCTATCACTTACGTCCAGCACTATTAACATCTGACGATATATTTACCTATATGCACTATATTGCAAGTTACTATCAGGCTATGTGATTCTCTAACATCAATAAGTATTGATTTGTTTTCAGAAAAAATGAATACTTTGTTTTTTAAATATCAGCATTGTCCTTTTTGTAATGTATATTTCTTCTTTTTCAAAACAAATATACACACCTTTTCTATTACAATAATTCACATAGGCCAGCCTACAATATTGACTTGCCGACTATGAAGTTAATTAATCTTTTGCAAGAAAAAAAATATAGCTTTTATGCTGATGTTTATTGTCTATAGTGATAGTATTGAATGCAATCTAGGTAAACTATTCTATAATTAATAATTTATTGGCAATATTAGCTATGATGAGGTTCTATCCCGCAAGTGCTATATTGGCATTTGAGGTAAATCTAAGGTAAATTAAAAAAGAATCTTCACAAGCAATTACATCAATTTACAGTAAGCCGATCCGTATTCATACGAACCATATACTGTTGAATCATTGCTTTTAATTCGGCCTCCATGGATGTCTGTAATTCCGGAAAAGAATCCAACAAGTTGTGTTCCAACAAACGGTCGGATACGAAATCATAAAAAGCAATGGATTTCTCACCATCGAATTGAAGAAGATACTTGCCTTTATGATATTGATATACGCCATTCACATAGTTCACAGCATAAGTTTGCGCTGGCGGAGTAGTCAATAAATCACATCCGAAAGAGACGTAAGGCTGGTCGTATCCCAAATAGTTCAAGACAGTAGGCATGATATCGATCTGTTGGGCAATGGCATCAATATGCCCTTTCAAATCACCTCCGGGATAATAGAAAATAATCGGAACGGCAAATGTTCCGCTTTCTGTCATATATTCAGGATGCTCTGTCTGATTGGTGTGATCAGCGGTGATCACAAATAGAGTATTATTAAACCAAGCTTCGCGCGAAGCAGTTTCAAAGAAACGCTTCAATGCATAATCCGAATAACCTATGCACTGATGAATAGGTAAGGTGCCCTTCGGGAACTTTCCTTCATATTTCTTAGGTACAACATAAGGATGATGGGAAGACGCGCTAAACAGTGCGGCTGCAAAAGGTTGTTTGAAATCTGAAAGCTTATCAGCAAAAAACTGAAAAAACTCCTCGTCCCATATAGCCCAGCGGCCATCGAAATCATCGTCATTATCATATTCCGTTCTCCCGTAATAG encodes:
- a CDS encoding fimbrial protein: MKRLFILPTILMLVGFWSCQTTIDEESPAIHSSGESNVEISIVANPTTRNIEYSTPDENIIDNLDVLLFDSNGKFVCWRTTFKVNGKLRTTLPVGIDYDAYFLANCRSFIEKMLPDDTAVAQYKGKVDWEFFRNELLDTAPRRLLQNDGAFTNLPMWGVLEKQEVKDDVINYWPLLSLIRSVASVDIYVVADIDNFTMNDATLYYVPDRGFLGDVSSNIINSQAQEAYSPVGMETVLTLESKSYNTVNRSIANKLYLYDNDTEDEAVDKRHTRLVIGAVYNGTKYYYPIDFENSETDKLIKIIRNKKYVFNINSVSGPGYTDKETAAEQPSIHLNVNVVEWNMTEGQMGLSGNYYLWIEKRTVVLYREMPPAVTIGMNSNILSEVITLAFKTDINGATTTLANGIQNNRFKVELISNADGYPIGFKTTALGDFDKDSAAANSDTVVLLSGRIRLEIKLSRVDRGKNDWELDGDIGVDLGE
- a CDS encoding FimB/Mfa2 family fimbrial subunit, giving the protein MKKVFLILLIMLSCFGCTYEGPHDGCDGESLNLIFTNDGSTANFDRLVASDIELYLYDSEGKKIEALHIPYENIKGGKPYSIEQQYVGNTYLVAWSLSGDEAVNKLSPVCLDDENYSTARFIMGERLTRQSHAYSGSARDFFLKSLMFNQNPLEERTLNVDVKQQLCTITVIIEDGNDFRTQYPGKLSVNIEGSSYSYEVAGDKQSGGGIIIEDNFSYLKDSDEYISRNKVMPASTDSATGLEDNLVVKLFADGIARLMVDTEVKAQSGTEVNVVIRPTKLEAVITADSWQIRKGLVVL
- a CDS encoding fimbrial protein, producing the protein MKIKKILAVYATAFALLSCSDSDNNLNPAPDQGGLAAITINVKGNVGTRALTGDEAGSAKENDIKSLEFFVFNGDGSYQKYYKPTALTPNSQYTFLVNAGNLTVFTAVNQNLGEPSSAPASLANFKESSLYKELSLGGSNSRTDVSDATGFSMAAEGTVNVVEGETNTLNLSVRRLLSKIESPKVDPASQITAPKADLLKILGLDESGTVPSDLAWTFNGYMVINGINQSLAFEYENLDNWKRFATASNFKTTFSTDGRTVETVYSVQNDDASETTNGFLPAAYAKPVYVYECIPSTIQGGDGSAATVFNKDEVVALIIQGTFSGTGVSAVTRYWRVNLLKDDIWKIYRNSIYRITMNDIKTVGWSTPKEAENEGPVVDPTESTITINIEVANWDVRTENVDL
- a CDS encoding OmpA family protein, producing MRLTNHSIIIISLFLLLLSFHTNAAACGEPDRGRLLITNIQVKNLGDSIELSFNFVPDQFSIKKKEVILVTPVISDGTHQAEFLPFAIVGKRGKISFIRSLYYQKSMKVVGYKQMLVYNAKMKYEDWMKGSILAFESSTKICTKRAMLTTATVDGRILQDPDVEIIEIIKEITPVQTTAERLSQDYNFLTAISKRSEFGKENGNKSVSILFKSGSSMIDSGYQDNEQNLDLLVSTIDKINHSPDSRVTDILIVGYASPEGDYRMNLDFAEKRAIALRDYLIQRTKIDKKSFEMINGGIDWFGLYRMVDESDMPYKEEVLPIIDSNTIKGSNGKQSRRIELMGLKGGVPYRYMLKNFFPKLRSGTCIKVFYENIDQKTK
- a CDS encoding DUF3575 domain-containing protein, which encodes MKGLRYRLLLVFIGMALGRSFGQAPDCSPASIGIESKEISKSLLFGPDECEITPIIVGKDTFKMEHRESIVIIDTIIDNSNHLGDNVMIKVNMPTPLKKEKKRSLSWAIKTNLLYAATLTPNLGLEVGVSPKMSLNITGGYNPWNREGKKGDNDKWVHWMVQPELRYWFCETTNGHFIGIHGIATKYNIGGHKLFNIFDKDYRYEGWGVGAGFTYGYSWLISKRWAIEAFLGVGIVHLDFDKTDNRDWCCGESQHSTKTFFGPTKIGISLIYNIK